The Candidatus Desulfofervidus auxilii sequence AATAGCTTTTGTAAGATAAGTTTTTGCTGTTTTATAATCTTTTATATTTACATGAATCCTGCCCAGTTGGTAATAAATAAATCCTTTATCTTTAACTTGTTCTAAATATTTCTTACAAAGAGCAATAGCTTGTTTTGATTTTTTTTCAATCAAATAAATGCTTACTAAATTAGCCAATGATGCCTTTGAGTTAGGATTTAAATTTAATGCTTTCTCAAAATGTCTTATTGCCTTTTCAAACTCTCTTTTTGCCATATACACTCCACCGAGTCTTGAATAAACTAAAAAATTTTTTGGCATTAATTTCATAGCTCTTTCATAATTATTAATAGCTTTATCTAGCTTATTTTGCATTAAATAAATATCGCCAATGGCTATATAAGCATTAAAATTATTAGGGTTTATTTTTAAAACAGTCTTTAATTCTTCAATAGCTAAATCAAAATTTCTTTCACGAGTATAAATACTAGCCAAAAGACTATGTGCTCTTTCATGATGAGGATTAAGTTTTATAGTTTGAAATAACTTTCCTTTAGCCATATTTTCATTACCTTTTGCCAAATAAGCAATAGCAAGGAAATAATGTGCCATTGCATATCTTGGTCTATTTTTTATTACTTTATTTAATTTGGCTATGGCTTCATCCCATTTTCTTTCTATCATTTCTATTCTAGCTTGCAAAAAAATGGCATCTATATTTTTTGGATTAGTTTTTAGTATTTTTGTTAAAATTTCTTTTGCTTTTTTTGGTTGATTTAAATCTAAATATAAACTAGCTAATTTTATACTGGCTATTTGTCCCTTCTTTTCAAGAGTTTCTGCTTTTTTGTATGCTTCTATTGCCTTTTGTGTTTCTTTTAAAATAAGATAAAAATCCCCTAAAATAATAAAACTTTTTGCATTTGGACTTAAACGTGTAAGTTCTAGAAGTAATTTTTCTGATTTATCTTTTTGACCACGGCGATAATAAAATTCAGCTAAAAATAGTCTTGCTTGCAAATTTTTAGGTTTTAGAGAGATTGCTTTTTGTAAAATAATTTCTGTTTCTTTAAAACGTTTTTCACGAAAATAAAGTCGAGCAAGAGCAAGATGAAAACTGATAGCTTCAGGTATAGCTTTCATTCCTCTTTTTAAAATTTCTTCTGCATTTTTAAAATCTCTTTTTGAAACATAATAATTAGCTAGTAAAAGATAGCCCATTTCATATTTTGGATCTATTTGAAAAATTTTTTCAAATATTTCTTTACCCTCTTTCTCTTTTCCTTCTTTTAACAGTCCTTTTCCTTTTACAAAT is a genomic window containing:
- a CDS encoding tetratricopeptide repeat protein, producing MKKLIVKFLLFCLFLGISCSNPEKKFSNHLERARAYKEKGNFQAAIIEYKNAIKIKPKSALAHFELAEIYQKTGNILQAISELKKAIDSDPKLFKARINLANIYLVTGRAKEAMELIEPVLKAEPENKDALFVKGKGLLKEGKEKEGKEIFEKIFQIDPKYEMGYLLLANYYVSKRDFKNAEEILKRGMKAIPEAISFHLALARLYFREKRFKETEIILQKAISLKPKNLQARLFLAEFYYRRGQKDKSEKLLLELTRLSPNAKSFIILGDFYLILKETQKAIEAYKKAETLEKKGQIASIKLASLYLDLNQPKKAKEILTKILKTNPKNIDAIFLQARIEMIERKWDEAIAKLNKVIKNRPRYAMAHYFLAIAYLAKGNENMAKGKLFQTIKLNPHHERAHSLLASIYTRERNFDLAIEELKTVLKINPNNFNAYIAIGDIYLMQNKLDKAINNYERAMKLMPKNFLVYSRLGGVYMAKREFEKAIRHFEKALNLNPNSKASLANLVSIYLIEKKSKQAIALCKKYLEQVKDKGFIYYQLGRIHVNIKDYKTAKTYLTKAIEENSKLIEPYVLLANVYLSEKKPEEAIKEYKKIIELRPNFIQAYMILGAIYNSLGKIEKANYYYKQALKIDPDFAPAANNLAWNYAEYGGNLDEALILAERAKEKMPDNPAITDTLGWIYYKKGLYLKAIGLFQDALKQIPEAAVIRYHLAMAYLKQGEKEMAKKELEKLLKTNSPYREKANEMLKNLKLKQ